The Paenibacillus sp. FSL W8-0426 region AAAGCCGGTGATTCGTTATGGTCCATAGCCAAAGCCCATCTGGGAGATGGTGCGCGCTGGAAAGAACTGCAGAAGCTGAACGGCATCCAAGATGCTCAGATCAAACGCCTCCCGATTGGGCTTGTACTCAAGCTGCCTTGAAAGGAGGGAAACGAAAATGAAACACCAGCTGCTGCTGGATAACAAGCAGGGACAGGTATGGGACATTACCGGGATCGTGACGGACATTACGCACAAAACGTCGCGCATCGGCAAGCCCGCGTCGCTGGAGTTTACGCTGATCCGGAGAAAGCATAACCCTGGCGCATCATTTACTTATGAAAACGGTTATGTTGTCAGATATGTATCCGACGATATCGGCGTTTTCTATGGGTACATTTTCTCGGTAGACAGCGGCAAGGATGAGACGGTCTCCATTAAAGCATACGATCAGACCCGGTATTTGACGGCGAACCAAACGTATCAGTTCCTGAACGCAACCGCAGCGGACGTGATCCGCCGGATCGCGACGGATTTTCAGTTGAAAATGGGGGACCTTGGAAAACCGGAGTACGTCATTCCGCGCATGCTTTTCGACAATAAAAAGCTGATCGACATGATCTGCGAAGCGCTGGACCGTACTCTCATTTACAGCGGCAAAAACTATATTTTCTACGACGATTTCGGCCAATTAGTGCTCCGTGAACCGGAGCAGATGCCCTACGGCTTCGTGATCGGGGATGGGAGCCTGCTCACCGATTATTCGCATTCCCGCTCCATCGACGACGAAACGTACAATAAAATCAAGCTTTATCGCGACAACAAGGAGACAGGTAAACGGGAGACTTATGTCGCGCAGAATTCAAGCAGCGTCCGGCAATGGGGGCTGCTTTTTCTATATCAGAAGCTGGATGACGACCTGAACGAAGGGCAGATCAACGAGATGCTGAACACGTTAATGACCTTGCGCAATCGGGAAACCCAAAAGCTGAAGGTGGATGCGCTAGGCGACTTTCGGGTGAGGGCAGGGACGTACGTCAATATTCAGATCGAAGATTTGCAGATTAATCAATATTTTCTGGTGGATGAATGCACTCATAAGGTGGAGGGCGGGATGCATACCATGTCGCTGGATTTGAAGGTGGTGTAAACGCAATGCTGGATGTCATCAAAAAGGCGGCGGTGGCCGCCGTGGATGCGCGTGTTCCCGTACAGGTCATGTACGGAACCGTGACGAAAACCGGACCGCTGGAAATCACGGTGGAGCAGCGGCTCGTTTTGGAGGAACCGTTTCTCGTGCTGCCCGAATCGATCGTGAATAAAGCATGGCAGACGGGGGATCAGGCAATTCTGCTGCGCGTACAGGGCGGAGACAGCTTTGTGGTGCTGGATCGGCTGGTGAAAGCATGATTCCGCAAGGGGCACAGATAACGGAGTCGAAGGACGATGTGGCGCGGACTGCTGCGCCCAGCAAAACCTATGAGCTGGATCTGGCAGGAGGCCGAATCGGGAGATTGGGCACGGATGGCCGGGAGGCCGTCAAGCAAGCCATCCATAAGGCTTTATCTACCCGCCGTTATGAATACCTGATCTATTCATCCGATTACGGCATGGAATGGTCACCCGAGGGACTTGCCGATCGTTCCATGGTGGAATCGGAGCTGGAACGATGGATTCGGGAGGCGCTGATGCCGG contains the following coding sequences:
- a CDS encoding DUF2577 family protein, whose translation is MLDVIKKAAVAAVDARVPVQVMYGTVTKTGPLEITVEQRLVLEEPFLVLPESIVNKAWQTGDQAILLRVQGGDSFVVLDRLVKA
- a CDS encoding DUF2634 domain-containing protein; this translates as MIPQGAQITESKDDVARTAAPSKTYELDLAGGRIGRLGTDGREAVKQAIHKALSTRRYEYLIYSSDYGMEWSPEGLADRSMVESELERWIREALMPDDRITEVGDFRFRHEGDQVTVSFTAQTDFGSLTEELEVNVNV